One Ilumatobacter coccineus YM16-304 genomic window, CGTGAGGATGATTTCTGCCCAGGCTCGATGTCGTCGCGTGGGGGTGATTTCTGCCCAGGCTCGATGTGGTCGCGTGGGGGTGATTTCTGCCCAGGCTCGATGTGGTCGCGTGGGGGTGATTTCTGGCCTGGCTCGATGTGGTCGCGTGGGGGTGATTTCTGGCCTGGCTCGATGTGGTCGCGCGAGGGTGATTTCTGGCCTGGGCAGAATTCGTCGGGTGGCTTGGGGCGACTTCTGGGTGACCTGCAACACTGTTCCAATGGACCTGAACTACCCAGCCGAGGCAGAAGAATTCCGCGCCGAGATCCGTGGTTGGCTCGAAGAGAACCTTCCCGCAGGCTGGTTCGACGACGACTTCGAGATGACCGACGAAGAACGCAAGGCGTTCAACAGCGAATGGCCCGCGAAGCTGTTCGCCGGCGGATGGATCTGCGCCACGTGGCCGGCCGAGTACGGCGGCAAGGGCCTCACGACCATGCAGGGTGTTGCGCTGTCAGAGGAGTTCGCCCGCGCCAAGGCACCGATGCGCGGCGACTTCTTCGGCGACACGCTCGTCGGCCCGACGATCCTGCAGTGGGGCACCGAGGAACAGAAGAAGGAGTTCCTGCCCGGCATCCTCAAAGGCGAGACGAAGTGGTGCCAAGGCTTCTCCGAGCCGAACTCGGGCTCCGACCTCGCATCGATCAAGACGACGGCCGTGCTCGATGGCGACGAGTGGGTCATCAACGGTCAGAAGGTCTGGACCACGCAGGGGCACCACGCCGACTACTGCTTCCTGCTCACCCGCACCGACCCCGACGCGAAGAAGCACGCCGGCATCTCGTACATGCTCGTCCCGATGAAGCAGGAGGGCATCGAGGTCCGTGGGATCACCCAGCCCGACGGCACCGCCGAGTTCTGCGAAGTGTTCTTCGACAACGCACGTTGCTCGAAGGACGCGGTGGTCGGCGGCGTCAACAACGGTTGGAAGGTCGCCAACTCGACGCTCGGTTTCGAGCGAGGACAATCGGCCACGACCGGCTTCCGTCGCTTCGCCGAGGAATATCGCATCATGGTCGAGGTCGCCACCGACAACGGCAAGATCGACGATCCGCTCATCCGCCAGCGGCTGATGGAGTTCTACACGAAGGTGCAGATCCTGCGCGTGAACGGGTTCCGCAACCTCACCGCCACCCTCAACAAGACGAAAGACATGGGCACGGCAGCGCTCGGTGCGACGAACAAGATGTTCTGGACCGAGATGCACCAGCGGGCGATGGAGCTCGCGCTCGACATCTTCGGCGCTGACGCGATGCTCGTCGACAGCGGCCCCGAGCCGGCGAGCTGGCCGGGCTCGGGACGCGACAAGCGTCGCGAGGGCTACCCGGTCAGCCCGATGATGTCGGCATTCTTCTTCTCCCGCTCCGAGACGATCTGGGGTGGCACCAGCCAGATCCAGCGCAACATCGTCGGCGAGCGGGTCCTCGGTCTGCCGAAGGAGCCCAAGCCGGCCTGATCACGCCGCCTGCGGGCCACGGCGGCGCACGGCGCTGAGCAGCATGTGCGCGCGACCAGGTCGCCCGCGCCTCGCCGCTTCTCGTCGTTCGACCACGTTCCACAGTTCGTCGACGTCGCACTGCGAATCGAGGACGTGCTCGGTGAACGTCGCGCCGTGCTCGATGCTCATCTGACCCACGCAATCGAGCCACGTGGCGGCTCGGCTCAACACGCGGATGGCGTCGCCTCGCTCGACGACATCGCAGTCGGACAACCAACGCATCGGCCGGTACGACACACCACCCACCGGGCGGCCGATGACGACATCACGACCATGAACGCAGTCGGCGCGCGTGGGACGGAAGACGTGATCGAAGTCCCACAGCGCGGCCGCCGAGGCCCCGCCGACGACGGCGCCTGGATGGGCGAGCGTGGGCACGACACACCGGGCTTCGAGCGTGTCGGGGGCCGCTTCGAGCCGGTAAATGTCGATGTGCACCGGTTCGAGGAGATGTCGGAGTCGCCAGCGTTCGATCGTGTACGGCGAGATGCCGTCGGCGCGCAACTGGTCGCCGGTGACGACGCCGTGCTGCCGCCGGACGCAACGCTGCAGGTGGGGTGAGAAATGGCTCATGGGAGCTCCCGTTCGGTAGATGGCGAAGGACGTCGACCAACCGGTGTTGGGAGTCCGAGGGAGTTGACGAGCAACCGAGATGCGAACGCTAGCGGCGTCGCTGTGACATGCGGCATGCCGGCGGCCTGGATCGCGTCGCGCCGCGATCTGATCGACAGGATGACCGCGTGTCCGACGCCGCCGACTCCACGAGCACCGAATCGTCTCGTCGTCAGCGCGCGTACGTCGCGCCGCCCGACCGCCTGATCACCGTGCCGTTCGTCACCGTCACGGTCAGCGCGTTCGCGTTCTTCATGTACATCGGCACGCTGCTGCCGTTGATTCCGCTCTACATCGAAGGCCCGCTCGATGGCGGCGAGTTCGGCGTGGGGGTCAACGCCGCGGTCTTCGCGGTGGCAGCAGTAGTCGCTCGACCACTCCTCGGCCGGATCGCCGACCGCTACGGGCGTCGCGTCATCATGATCGGCGGCGCGTTCATCGCGTCGACCGGCGGCTTCGGTATGAGCCAGATCTCGTCACTCGGCGCCCTGCTCGGTTTCCGAGCGCTCACCGGCATCGGCGAAGCGGCGATGTTCGTCGGTGCGGCCACGCTGATCGCCGACCTGTCGCCGAGGCATCGGCGCGCCGAAGGGGCGAGCTATTTCTCGGTGGCGGTGTTCACCGGGCTCGGCGTCGGCCCGGTCTTCGGCGAGTGGCTCCTCGACGACACGCAGTTCGAGCGGACGTTCGTCGCCGCCGGATGCTTTGCGATCGCGGCCGGACTCATCGCTTTGTTCGTGCCGTCGCGAGTGGTGTCGCCCGACGCGCAGACCGGCGACGACGTCGTCGAACCCGATGCACCGCCCCGTCGAGGCATCGGCAAGTACGTGCATCCGGCCGCCGTGTTTCCGGGCACGGTCTTGGCGCTCGGCGTCGGCGGACTCACGTCGTTCTTCCTGTTCATCCCCGACTTCTCACGCACGGTCGGACTCGGTTCGTCGGGCGGCCTGTTCCTCGTCTACTCGGTGGTCTCCGTGCTGATCCGCATCTTCGGTGCGACGCTTCCCGAACGTCTCGGACCGCGCCGCGCCGTCACGATGGCGCTCGGCTTCTTCGTCATTGGACTCGTCATCGTGGGCACGTTTGCCACGGCGCCGTCGCTGTGGGTCGGGGCCGTGTTCATCGGCCTCGGTGCAGCATTCAACTACCCGTCGTTGATGGCGCTGACCGTGAACCGCGTCTCCGACGCCGACCGCGCCGTCGCGATCAGTTCGTTCACGATGTTCTTCGAGATCGGCTCGGCCGTGAGCGGCCTGTTCGTCGGAGCACTCGCGCAACTCGTCAGCGAGCGCAGCGCGTTCTTCGCCGGTGCCGCGATGTGCGTCGTCGGCATCTGGGTGCTGCGCACCAAAGTCGTTCCCCTGTCCCCAGCCACCGACCAAGTTGATTACATCGCTCCGGGAGCCGCGTAATCAACTTTGGCCGAGGACGTGCGCCTGCGGGTCGCGATCGTCGTGTCTGATTCCCGCTGGTGGGGGCGGCTGATTTCCGCCACACTGGCGACATGCCACCCCTCGACCACGACCGTTGCTACGCCGCCGCAGCGAGCCGCGACGCACGCTTCGACGGGTGGTTCGTCACCGCCGTTCGCACGACCGGTATCTACTGTCGCCCGAGCTGTCCTGCCATCACCCCGAAGCAGACCAACGTCGAGTTTCATCACACGGCTGCGGCTGCCCAGCAGCGAGGGTTCCGAGCGTGCAAGCGGTGCCGCCCCGATGCGACACCCGGGTCGCCCGACTGGAACATCCGCCAGGACGTCGTCGGACGGGCCATGCGACTCATCGCCGACGGTGTCGTCGAACGAGTCGGCGTGCCCGGCCTCGCCAGACAACTCGGCTACAGCGAGCGACACCTCAACCGACTGCTCACCGACGAGGTCGGTGCCGGCCCGCTCGCCGTCGCCCGAGCGCAACGAGCGCAGACGGCCCGCATCCTCATCGAGACGACCGAACTCACCCTCACCGACGTCGCCTTCGCTGCCGGCTTCGGCAGCGTGCGCCAGTTCAACGACACGATTCGCGAGGTATTCGCTGCGGCGCCGAGCGAGTTGCGAGCCGCCTCGGCCACGCGACGCGACGCCGATGGTGCCGCGAACGGAGCGGCGTCGGTACAACTTCGTCTGCCGACCCGCCCGCC contains:
- a CDS encoding acyl-CoA dehydrogenase family protein, translated to MDLNYPAEAEEFRAEIRGWLEENLPAGWFDDDFEMTDEERKAFNSEWPAKLFAGGWICATWPAEYGGKGLTTMQGVALSEEFARAKAPMRGDFFGDTLVGPTILQWGTEEQKKEFLPGILKGETKWCQGFSEPNSGSDLASIKTTAVLDGDEWVINGQKVWTTQGHHADYCFLLTRTDPDAKKHAGISYMLVPMKQEGIEVRGITQPDGTAEFCEVFFDNARCSKDAVVGGVNNGWKVANSTLGFERGQSATTGFRRFAEEYRIMVEVATDNGKIDDPLIRQRLMEFYTKVQILRVNGFRNLTATLNKTKDMGTAALGATNKMFWTEMHQRAMELALDIFGADAMLVDSGPEPASWPGSGRDKRREGYPVSPMMSAFFFSRSETIWGGTSQIQRNIVGERVLGLPKEPKPA
- a CDS encoding type IV toxin-antitoxin system AbiEi family antitoxin domain-containing protein; protein product: MSHFSPHLQRCVRRQHGVVTGDQLRADGISPYTIERWRLRHLLEPVHIDIYRLEAAPDTLEARCVVPTLAHPGAVVGGASAAALWDFDHVFRPTRADCVHGRDVVIGRPVGGVSYRPMRWLSDCDVVERGDAIRVLSRAATWLDCVGQMSIEHGATFTEHVLDSQCDVDELWNVVERREAARRGRPGRAHMLLSAVRRRGPQAA
- a CDS encoding MFS transporter — translated: MSDAADSTSTESSRRQRAYVAPPDRLITVPFVTVTVSAFAFFMYIGTLLPLIPLYIEGPLDGGEFGVGVNAAVFAVAAVVARPLLGRIADRYGRRVIMIGGAFIASTGGFGMSQISSLGALLGFRALTGIGEAAMFVGAATLIADLSPRHRRAEGASYFSVAVFTGLGVGPVFGEWLLDDTQFERTFVAAGCFAIAAGLIALFVPSRVVSPDAQTGDDVVEPDAPPRRGIGKYVHPAAVFPGTVLALGVGGLTSFFLFIPDFSRTVGLGSSGGLFLVYSVVSVLIRIFGATLPERLGPRRAVTMALGFFVIGLVIVGTFATAPSLWVGAVFIGLGAAFNYPSLMALTVNRVSDADRAVAISSFTMFFEIGSAVSGLFVGALAQLVSERSAFFAGAAMCVVGIWVLRTKVVPLSPATDQVDYIAPGAA